One genomic window of Kosmotoga olearia TBF 19.5.1 includes the following:
- a CDS encoding ABC transporter permease yields MSWLEAIFAILINPLFYKLTLLSATPLIFASLGGVYSESTGVTNIALEGIMLMGAFTSITVTYVIQQAFGVTLPWIGVLAAAIVGLGFAWLHAWASIRWAANQIVSATALIIIAQGLTSFLMKPIFGHEGRTDPVAKISEFSIPFFKKGTFLGEIFGELSPFVYIALLSVFVSWFIMYRTPLGLRMRAVGENPEAADTLGINVYGIRYFGVLMSGLFASLGGAFLSIGDVGSFGENMVRGRGFIALAAMILGNWNPLGALGASLLFGAAEAMNLQLQSSSIVSVSATVKPLFNMIPFVVTLIVVGGFIGKTRPPAADGIPYEKGS; encoded by the coding sequence ATGAGTTGGCTTGAAGCTATATTCGCGATTCTGATAAATCCACTTTTCTACAAGCTTACGTTATTGTCTGCTACCCCATTGATATTTGCTTCTCTGGGAGGGGTTTACAGCGAATCAACCGGCGTTACCAACATAGCACTTGAAGGTATCATGTTAATGGGAGCCTTTACTTCCATAACGGTAACCTATGTTATACAACAGGCTTTTGGTGTTACGCTGCCCTGGATAGGCGTTCTCGCAGCTGCAATTGTTGGCCTTGGCTTTGCGTGGTTGCATGCGTGGGCCAGTATTCGCTGGGCAGCAAACCAGATAGTCAGTGCAACCGCTCTGATAATAATCGCCCAGGGATTAACCTCATTCCTAATGAAACCTATTTTTGGACATGAAGGACGAACTGACCCGGTAGCTAAAATAAGTGAATTTTCCATTCCCTTTTTCAAAAAGGGAACCTTCCTCGGTGAAATCTTTGGTGAACTCAGCCCCTTTGTTTACATTGCTTTGCTCTCCGTTTTTGTTAGCTGGTTCATCATGTACCGTACTCCTCTTGGATTGAGGATGAGAGCCGTTGGTGAGAATCCCGAAGCAGCGGATACTCTGGGTATAAACGTGTACGGCATAAGATATTTTGGTGTTTTGATGAGCGGTCTGTTTGCAAGTTTGGGTGGAGCTTTCCTATCTATTGGAGATGTTGGAAGCTTTGGCGAAAACATGGTTCGTGGTCGTGGTTTTATAGCTCTGGCGGCGATGATTCTCGGAAACTGGAATCCTCTGGGAGCACTCGGAGCTTCTCTTCTCTTCGGTGCTGCTGAAGCCATGAACCTCCAGCTTCAGAGTAGTTCAATCGTTTCCGTTTCCGCGACTGTGAAACCTCTTTTCAACATGATTCCCTTTGTGGTTACGCTCATTGTGGTAGGCGGATTCATCGGTAAGACCCGCCCGCCTGCAGCCGATGGTATTCCTTACGAAAAAGGATCCTGA
- a CDS encoding ABC transporter permease, with translation MNRQGKIYAFLVPTVAVIIALLIASIIIYAIGKNPITAYGIMLKGAFGGSEQLANTIVKMTPLVLTGLAVGFGFRAGVFNIGAEGQMAIGALLGSIVAMNVGAVPPVLAIPLSIIAGMFAGAIWASIAGFLKAYTGAHEVISTIMLNWIAANLASFMAVGPLAVGSGTPKSPEIADSAKLPVILKVQATELSIGIFIAVVAAIVMYIILEKTTMGYELKGVGFNPYAAEYGGISIRKNIILTMAISGALAGMAGIVDILGVPPHRFVGELTGGRGFDGITIALIGRNNPIGIIFAALLIAALRTGSNAMQINAQIPDDIVIIIQGIVIFLVAAERIVATIIYWRKKRSEAA, from the coding sequence ATGAACCGACAGGGTAAAATATACGCTTTTTTAGTTCCCACTGTTGCTGTTATTATTGCACTTCTTATAGCGTCCATAATTATCTACGCAATCGGCAAAAATCCTATAACAGCATACGGAATCATGTTAAAAGGTGCTTTCGGTGGCAGTGAGCAGCTCGCTAACACTATCGTTAAAATGACACCATTGGTGCTCACCGGTCTTGCCGTGGGATTTGGTTTTAGAGCCGGCGTTTTCAACATCGGTGCCGAAGGTCAGATGGCCATAGGTGCACTTCTGGGTTCAATAGTGGCAATGAATGTAGGAGCGGTACCTCCTGTTTTAGCGATACCGCTATCCATAATCGCTGGAATGTTCGCAGGCGCGATTTGGGCGTCAATAGCAGGTTTTTTGAAAGCCTACACCGGTGCCCATGAGGTTATCTCCACCATTATGCTTAACTGGATAGCTGCCAATCTCGCTTCTTTCATGGCGGTTGGCCCGCTGGCTGTCGGATCTGGAACCCCAAAAAGCCCTGAGATAGCTGATTCCGCAAAACTGCCTGTTATTCTCAAGGTGCAAGCAACAGAGCTGAGTATAGGGATTTTCATAGCGGTAGTAGCGGCAATAGTCATGTATATAATTCTCGAAAAAACCACGATGGGTTACGAGTTAAAAGGCGTTGGGTTTAATCCATATGCCGCAGAATACGGTGGAATAAGTATCAGGAAAAATATTATACTCACGATGGCCATAAGTGGTGCCCTCGCTGGAATGGCCGGTATAGTAGATATCCTCGGAGTTCCTCCTCACAGATTTGTTGGGGAGTTAACCGGTGGGAGAGGTTTTGATGGTATTACCATAGCTCTGATAGGAAGAAACAATCCCATTGGAATCATATTCGCCGCTCTCCTCATCGCAGCTCTTAGAACCGGATCAAATGCGATGCAGATTAACGCTCAAATCCCGGACGATATTGTCATCATCATCCAGGGTATCGTTATCTTCCTCGTGGCAGCTGAACGAATCGTGGCTACGATTATTTACTGGAGAAAGAAAAGGAGTGAGGCGGCATGA
- a CDS encoding ABC transporter ATP-binding protein, whose translation MQAQDFSEYAVVMKGIVKKFPSVLANDHVDLYVKKGEIHALVGENGAGKSTLMKQLYGLLIPDEGEIYINGTKKHFKGPKDAIATGIGMVHQHFMLVDNQTVAENVVLGSEPKSFGLVFDRERSRREVKELSERYGLAVDVDAKIEDIPVGMQQRVEILKILYRGADILIFDEPTAVLTPQETEELFNVMRRLKESGKTIIFITHKLNEVMAITDRVTVMRLGKVTGNVDTEKTNPREIARMMVGRDVLLRVEKGPHKPGNVVLKVEDLWVKDNRGLDAVRGVSLEVREGEVVGIAGVAGNGQSELVEAITGLRKPEKGQITLLGKDITHSSPLEIRESALTHIPEDRLKRGLITDYPVFYNMILGKHQNEPFSKNGFLDHKVIKKYSEELVERFDVRPRNINMLAGNLSGGNQQKVIVARELDTVPISPKAIIIAQPTRGLDIGAIEFIHKTIISMRDKGIGILLVSMELDEIFSLSDRILVMYEGEIMGEVLPDEITREEIGLMMAGQRKAEVLVRGDAK comes from the coding sequence ATGCAAGCTCAAGATTTCTCGGAATACGCTGTCGTCATGAAGGGAATAGTAAAAAAATTTCCCTCTGTTCTGGCAAATGATCATGTTGACCTCTACGTAAAAAAAGGTGAAATACACGCACTCGTTGGAGAAAATGGAGCAGGTAAGTCTACGTTGATGAAGCAACTCTACGGTCTCTTGATTCCAGATGAAGGAGAAATCTACATAAACGGTACCAAAAAACACTTTAAGGGACCTAAAGACGCCATTGCTACTGGAATCGGCATGGTTCACCAGCATTTTATGCTGGTGGATAATCAGACAGTTGCAGAAAATGTTGTTTTAGGAAGTGAACCAAAAAGCTTTGGGCTTGTTTTCGACAGAGAACGCAGCCGCAGAGAAGTAAAAGAGCTTTCTGAACGATACGGTTTAGCTGTTGACGTAGATGCCAAGATAGAAGACATACCGGTTGGTATGCAACAACGCGTGGAGATCCTCAAGATCCTGTACCGCGGTGCTGATATCTTGATATTCGACGAACCAACAGCGGTTTTAACGCCTCAGGAAACCGAGGAGCTCTTTAACGTAATGAGACGCTTGAAAGAAAGCGGCAAAACCATTATTTTTATTACCCACAAACTGAATGAGGTCATGGCGATAACGGACAGGGTCACGGTCATGAGGTTAGGAAAGGTCACGGGTAATGTTGATACAGAAAAAACTAACCCTAGAGAGATCGCAAGAATGATGGTTGGTAGAGATGTACTCCTCAGAGTTGAAAAAGGCCCCCACAAACCCGGCAATGTGGTTCTCAAAGTTGAAGACCTCTGGGTTAAAGATAACAGAGGGCTGGATGCGGTTAGAGGCGTATCTCTCGAAGTTCGTGAGGGCGAAGTTGTTGGAATAGCTGGTGTGGCCGGTAACGGACAGAGTGAGCTTGTTGAAGCGATAACCGGCTTAAGAAAACCAGAAAAGGGGCAGATAACCCTATTAGGAAAGGATATTACTCACAGTTCGCCTCTCGAAATTCGAGAATCTGCATTAACCCATATTCCAGAAGACAGGCTAAAACGCGGATTGATTACGGATTATCCTGTCTTTTACAACATGATTCTCGGAAAACATCAGAATGAACCCTTTTCAAAGAACGGTTTCTTAGATCACAAGGTGATCAAAAAATATAGCGAAGAATTGGTTGAAAGATTTGACGTCAGGCCAAGAAACATCAATATGCTTGCCGGAAATCTCTCGGGTGGAAACCAGCAAAAAGTAATCGTGGCTCGTGAACTCGATACTGTACCCATATCCCCGAAAGCTATCATTATAGCTCAACCAACCAGAGGACTCGATATTGGTGCTATTGAGTTCATTCACAAAACAATAATATCTATGAGAGATAAAGGCATCGGTATATTACTCGTATCCATGGAACTCGATGAAATATTCTCTCTTTCTGACAGAATACTGGTAATGTATGAAGGAGAAATAATGGGCGAGGTCCTTCCAGACGAAATCACCAGGGAGGAAATCGGTTTAATGATGGCAGGTCAAAGAAAAGCCGAAGTCTTAGTACGGGGTGATGCTAAATGA
- a CDS encoding BMP family lipoprotein encodes MRTLLVLSLVLLVALPVFAMKVIMVTDVGGLGDKSFNDGTWAGIQQAAEFLGIEAEVVQSHEMADYISNLSNAAKEADIVFAVGFMMTDALFKVAPQFPDTYFIGIDIVPPEGVEADNVACYIFKEQEGAFLVGYLAAAMTKTNIVGFIGGIPIPPVERFRYGYEAGIRVYEELHGKTIEILRGYTMDFNDPKKGKDLALAQFAEGADIVFHASGACGNGVIEAAAEKGEGYFAIGVDADQDYMAPGRVLTSSMKRVDVAAYQAVLSVALGTFTPGLHILGIKDEGVGISPMTYTKHLVPPQVLKELDFLKEEIKKGILVVPDTQEALDAFEVPAITLP; translated from the coding sequence ATGAGAACTCTGCTTGTTCTCTCGTTAGTTTTGCTTGTTGCACTACCAGTTTTTGCCATGAAAGTCATCATGGTTACTGACGTAGGAGGTCTTGGTGATAAGTCCTTTAACGATGGTACATGGGCCGGTATCCAGCAAGCTGCCGAATTCCTTGGCATCGAAGCTGAAGTTGTTCAATCACATGAAATGGCTGACTACATTTCCAATCTCTCCAATGCAGCTAAAGAAGCGGATATCGTCTTTGCTGTTGGATTCATGATGACCGACGCTCTCTTCAAGGTAGCACCCCAGTTCCCGGATACCTACTTTATAGGTATAGACATCGTTCCGCCGGAGGGTGTAGAAGCCGATAACGTTGCTTGTTACATCTTCAAAGAACAGGAAGGTGCTTTCCTCGTTGGATATCTCGCCGCTGCAATGACCAAAACAAATATCGTAGGTTTCATTGGTGGAATTCCGATACCACCCGTTGAAAGATTCCGCTACGGGTACGAAGCCGGTATAAGGGTCTACGAAGAACTCCACGGTAAAACAATAGAAATCCTCAGAGGCTACACCATGGACTTCAACGATCCTAAGAAAGGTAAAGACCTCGCTCTTGCACAGTTTGCAGAAGGCGCAGATATTGTTTTCCACGCTTCCGGTGCATGTGGAAACGGCGTCATTGAAGCTGCCGCAGAAAAAGGTGAAGGTTACTTCGCTATCGGTGTTGACGCTGACCAGGATTACATGGCCCCTGGAAGAGTCCTGACAAGTTCAATGAAGAGAGTCGATGTTGCCGCTTATCAGGCGGTCCTCAGCGTTGCACTCGGTACATTCACACCCGGTCTCCACATTCTTGGCATCAAGGATGAAGGTGTGGGTATAAGTCCGATGACATACACGAAGCACCTCGTTCCACCTCAGGTCTTGAAGGAACTTGATTTCCTCAAGGAAGAGATAAAGAAAGGTATTCTGGTTGTTCCAGATACCCAGGAAGCTCTTGATGCCTTTGAAGTTCCCGCTATTACTCTTCCGTGA
- the udk gene encoding uridine kinase, with protein MKRPILVALVGGSGAGKTSVAMKIKEHFSDCADILSMDDYYKNLEPGVDPRNYNFDTPKAFDFELFIEHLKTLKKGESIEVPVYNMVTYRRESGISRSFKPGHLVIVEGILVLYSKNLRNLFDFSVYIDAPADERLIRRIERDTRERGRSIDSIITQYRQFVAPAFKSFIEPQKYFCDIVLPDGAHNTVGLKVIINAIENMLKIDKN; from the coding sequence ATGAAACGCCCGATTCTCGTCGCTCTCGTAGGTGGGAGCGGAGCTGGAAAAACCTCTGTAGCAATGAAAATAAAGGAACATTTCAGCGATTGCGCAGATATTCTTTCAATGGATGATTATTACAAAAACCTTGAACCCGGTGTGGATCCACGAAATTACAATTTTGATACCCCTAAAGCTTTCGACTTTGAACTTTTTATAGAACACCTCAAAACCCTGAAAAAAGGAGAAAGCATAGAGGTACCCGTATATAACATGGTTACTTACAGAAGAGAATCCGGGATTTCCCGCTCTTTCAAACCTGGCCATCTTGTAATTGTTGAAGGAATCCTTGTGTTGTACAGCAAGAATTTAAGAAATCTATTCGACTTTTCGGTGTACATCGACGCCCCCGCTGACGAAAGATTGATAAGGCGTATAGAGAGGGATACCCGGGAGCGTGGAAGATCTATTGATAGTATAATTACTCAGTATAGGCAATTCGTTGCTCCCGCTTTTAAAAGTTTTATAGAACCTCAGAAATATTTTTGTGATATAGTTTTGCCAGACGGTGCTCATAATACAGTTGGATTGAAAGTCATAATAAATGCCATCGAGAATATGCTGAAAATTGATAAAAATTAA
- a CDS encoding redox-sensing transcriptional repressor Rex encodes MPEEKIPRPTIKRLAIYYRCLEKQLLQEKNSISSKEIGELLGIKASQVRKDLSYFGEFGKRGVGYDTKKLLEGIGEILGIKKEWDTCIVGAGNLGVAIANYPGLTKSGFFVKAVFDNDPKKIGSVLASGIIIDDIQSMPEVIKKRNITIGVITVPASEAQKVADALVDAGILGIVNFAPTKISVPKNVRVEEIDISVVFRSLAFHVNMLQKGEW; translated from the coding sequence GTGCCAGAAGAAAAAATCCCTCGCCCTACTATAAAAAGACTCGCAATTTATTACAGGTGCCTTGAAAAACAACTTTTACAGGAAAAAAATAGCATTTCTTCGAAAGAGATAGGTGAACTCCTTGGAATAAAAGCAAGTCAGGTCAGAAAAGATCTCTCTTATTTTGGAGAGTTCGGGAAACGTGGGGTAGGATACGACACTAAAAAACTCTTGGAAGGTATCGGTGAGATACTGGGAATAAAGAAGGAATGGGACACCTGTATCGTCGGAGCAGGTAATCTGGGTGTTGCCATTGCTAATTATCCGGGATTAACCAAAAGCGGTTTTTTTGTCAAAGCCGTTTTTGATAATGATCCAAAGAAAATCGGTTCGGTACTGGCAAGCGGCATAATAATCGATGATATCCAGAGCATGCCGGAAGTCATCAAAAAGAGAAATATAACCATTGGAGTTATAACCGTACCCGCTTCTGAGGCACAGAAAGTTGCTGATGCACTTGTTGACGCCGGGATTCTAGGTATAGTTAATTTTGCACCGACCAAGATAAGTGTCCCCAAAAATGTCCGGGTTGAAGAGATCGATATATCGGTCGTTTTTAGATCTCTCGCGTTTCATGTAAATATGTTACAGAAGGGAGAATGGTGA
- a CDS encoding DUF4416 family protein: MGALRRVELVNLVMFVFSSYIDYRFSEVQPLLEERFGPVDYISKNLDFDKYTYFYNNEMGYKLQGKLISFKNLIHPSELAEIKLTTNKIEELFKVDGKRKINLDPGYIHHTQFVLASTKHWANRIYIGRGIYAEITLMYVNGKFMPLDYTYPNYKDQEYIQELTGIREIYLKKRKEFYR; the protein is encoded by the coding sequence ATGGGAGCATTGAGAAGAGTTGAACTTGTTAATCTGGTGATGTTTGTTTTTTCATCTTATATAGATTATAGGTTTTCTGAGGTCCAACCATTGCTTGAAGAGAGGTTTGGCCCTGTTGACTATATCTCGAAAAATCTGGATTTTGATAAATACACCTATTTCTATAATAATGAGATGGGCTACAAACTCCAGGGGAAGCTGATAAGCTTCAAAAATCTTATTCATCCTTCGGAACTTGCGGAAATAAAGTTAACCACCAATAAAATCGAAGAGCTGTTTAAGGTCGATGGAAAACGCAAGATAAATCTTGATCCAGGATATATTCATCATACGCAGTTTGTTCTTGCGTCCACGAAGCACTGGGCCAATCGGATATATATAGGTAGAGGCATATACGCTGAAATAACACTCATGTACGTTAACGGGAAGTTCATGCCATTGGATTATACCTACCCGAATTACAAAGATCAGGAATATATTCAGGAATTGACCGGTATCAGAGAAATTTATCTGAAAAAGAGAAAGGAATTTTATAGATGA
- the rimO gene encoding 30S ribosomal protein S12 methylthiotransferase RimO: MRIGTLVLGCPKNIADMDNFKGIMLKRGHEFANGVESAGIVVIDTCGFIDEAKKESIEEILRLCSFKEEKPDLKVIAVGCLVQRYYRELKEGIPEIDGLIGVTSPEKLADLIEAGNFFFIEKPSTVYDFKFRTYGKPYSYVKIGDGCDRGCAFCSIPSFKGSSRSRPIEEIEKEVCFLVSEGIREIVLVSQDTTQYGVDIYGKQALPDLLKSLNEIPGDFWIRVMYLHPDHLTEGIINSILKLEKVVNYFDVPVQSGSDYILKRMGRTKKAGELKAMFEKIRAKESDVTLRTTIMVGFPGETRRTFEETLEFVNDVKFDKLGGFVYSPEEGTPAYSFKMTIDENMARQYLDELLDLQDEISYELNQRHFGKVLKVLIEENTEEVMIGRSPHFAPEIDGSIFLKRADEAGEFVMCRITGVYEHDLEGVIVDESA; the protein is encoded by the coding sequence ATGAGAATAGGAACACTCGTACTTGGTTGTCCCAAAAACATCGCCGATATGGATAATTTCAAAGGAATAATGCTCAAAAGAGGCCACGAATTCGCTAATGGCGTGGAAAGTGCTGGTATTGTCGTTATCGATACCTGTGGGTTCATAGATGAAGCAAAAAAAGAAAGCATAGAAGAAATCCTGAGGCTCTGCTCATTCAAAGAAGAAAAACCAGATCTTAAGGTAATCGCTGTTGGGTGCCTTGTTCAGAGATACTATCGGGAATTAAAGGAAGGAATCCCTGAAATCGATGGGTTGATAGGAGTTACATCTCCGGAAAAATTGGCCGATCTTATTGAGGCAGGGAATTTTTTCTTTATTGAAAAACCGTCAACAGTTTATGATTTCAAATTTCGAACGTATGGCAAACCTTATTCTTATGTGAAGATTGGCGATGGTTGTGATCGTGGCTGTGCCTTTTGTTCTATCCCATCGTTCAAGGGTTCATCACGGAGCAGACCTATTGAAGAAATAGAGAAAGAGGTTTGTTTTCTCGTTTCTGAAGGGATAAGAGAGATTGTACTGGTTTCACAGGATACCACACAATATGGAGTGGATATATACGGCAAGCAGGCTTTGCCGGATCTGTTGAAATCTTTGAACGAGATCCCTGGAGATTTCTGGATCCGGGTAATGTATTTGCATCCTGACCATCTTACTGAAGGAATCATTAATTCAATTTTGAAACTTGAAAAAGTAGTGAATTATTTCGATGTACCAGTACAAAGCGGTTCTGACTATATTCTTAAACGCATGGGAAGAACAAAAAAAGCTGGAGAATTGAAAGCCATGTTTGAAAAGATAAGGGCGAAAGAATCCGATGTGACTTTGCGAACCACGATAATGGTGGGATTTCCCGGGGAGACACGAAGGACTTTCGAAGAGACGTTGGAGTTTGTGAATGATGTTAAGTTTGATAAGCTTGGTGGATTTGTATATTCTCCTGAGGAAGGAACACCAGCATATTCATTTAAAATGACTATTGATGAAAATATGGCCCGTCAATACCTTGATGAACTCCTGGATTTGCAGGATGAGATATCCTATGAACTCAATCAACGACACTTTGGTAAGGTACTCAAGGTTCTTATAGAGGAAAATACTGAAGAAGTCATGATTGGCAGGAGCCCGCACTTTGCTCCCGAAATCGACGGCAGCATCTTTCTCAAAAGAGCCGATGAAGCGGGAGAGTTTGTGATGTGTCGTATAACCGGGGTTTACGAGCATGACCTGGAAGGTGTGATTGTGGATGAATCTGCCTAA
- the pgsA gene encoding CDP-diacylglycerol--glycerol-3-phosphate 3-phosphatidyltransferase produces MNLPNILTFSRMLLTFPVVALLTVENRVSVIISVLLFTIAASTDFFDGYLARKLNQVTDLGKFMDQISDKILITSLFLVFLSLGMINLWLVVVIVVRDIFVSGLRMAAASKGVVIPANYFGKAKTISQIVLIGCLYLILLTGVDFQLLLDALQWIVGVLTVASGGSYFRISGKIFEGGK; encoded by the coding sequence ATGAATCTGCCTAATATATTGACGTTTTCAAGAATGTTATTGACATTTCCTGTGGTAGCATTACTTACAGTAGAAAATAGGGTTTCGGTTATTATTTCCGTTCTTTTATTTACGATAGCTGCGTCAACGGATTTCTTTGATGGATATCTGGCGCGGAAGCTGAATCAGGTTACAGATCTCGGAAAGTTCATGGACCAGATATCGGATAAGATCCTGATAACTTCGCTGTTTCTCGTGTTTTTGAGTCTGGGAATGATCAATTTGTGGCTTGTTGTTGTCATAGTTGTGAGAGATATATTTGTTTCCGGGTTGAGGATGGCTGCTGCGTCCAAAGGAGTTGTAATTCCTGCTAATTATTTTGGAAAAGCGAAAACGATATCCCAGATTGTCCTAATTGGTTGCCTTTATCTGATTTTATTGACTGGAGTTGATTTTCAGTTATTGTTAGATGCTTTGCAATGGATCGTTGGAGTGCTCACCGTTGCCAGTGGTGGTAGTTATTTCAGGATTTCTGGTAAGATCTTTGAAGGGGGGAAGTAA
- the thpR gene encoding RNA 2',3'-cyclic phosphodiesterase encodes MRTFIAIDTGKGVASVVDMVVDKLKRMGFKASWVPGSNAHLTLSFLGEIEFSKVEILASMLSKRLRGFPSFTFSTKQLGFFRHNNLPRVIWIGVENTPFLNNLHREVRVALGSLGLAAEDKFHPHITVGRMKYSPPYWKKLLATIELEEIVVPVNGVHIYESELLSEGANYRKIFSCNFEGGLVKHEF; translated from the coding sequence TTGAGGACCTTTATAGCCATAGATACTGGTAAAGGTGTTGCTTCGGTTGTTGATATGGTTGTCGATAAACTGAAAAGGATGGGTTTTAAAGCTTCATGGGTACCGGGAAGCAACGCTCATTTAACGCTTTCATTTTTGGGTGAGATAGAGTTTAGTAAAGTTGAAATTCTTGCTTCTATGCTTTCAAAGAGGTTAAGAGGTTTTCCTTCTTTCACTTTTTCTACGAAACAGCTCGGCTTTTTTAGACACAACAATCTGCCAAGGGTAATATGGATAGGCGTGGAAAACACTCCTTTCTTGAACAATCTACATCGTGAAGTACGGGTGGCTCTTGGAAGTTTGGGACTGGCAGCAGAAGACAAGTTTCATCCCCATATTACCGTTGGACGAATGAAGTACAGTCCCCCATACTGGAAAAAATTATTAGCGACGATCGAACTCGAGGAAATTGTGGTACCTGTAAATGGAGTTCACATCTATGAATCGGAACTTTTGAGCGAAGGTGCTAATTACAGGAAAATCTTCAGTTGTAATTTTGAAGGAGGCCTGGTTAAACATGAATTCTAG
- the recA gene encoding recombinase RecA: MNSREDKAKKIALEKAIKEIEKQFGKGAVMLLGDQEARANIDVVPTGSLSLDIALGVGGYPRGRVVEIYGSESSGKTTVALHAIAEVQKMGGTAAFVDAEHALDISYARALGVDVDNLLISQPDYGEQALEIVESLVRSNAVDLVVVDSVAALVPRAEIEGSMGDMQVGLQARLMSQALRKISGTVSKSRSIVMFINQTRMKIGVVYGNPETTTGGVALKFYSSIRLEIRRGAAIREGNNVIGNETYIKVVKNKVAPPFKDAKVDLIYGRGIVRENELFELAVKEGFIERKGAWYTYISQDGKEISLGQGKSNGINFLMANSEILLEIENRIREKYSLPKVEEKSEKVKENGEKE, from the coding sequence ATGAATTCTAGGGAAGACAAAGCGAAAAAAATCGCTCTTGAAAAAGCCATTAAGGAAATCGAAAAACAATTTGGTAAGGGAGCGGTAATGCTCCTTGGTGATCAGGAAGCAAGGGCAAATATCGATGTCGTTCCAACCGGGTCACTGTCTCTGGACATAGCTCTTGGTGTAGGAGGTTATCCAAGAGGCAGGGTTGTGGAAATCTACGGATCTGAATCCAGCGGAAAGACCACTGTTGCTCTCCATGCTATAGCGGAGGTTCAGAAAATGGGAGGAACGGCGGCTTTTGTTGATGCGGAACATGCTCTGGATATAAGCTATGCGAGGGCTCTCGGTGTCGATGTGGACAATCTGCTCATTTCGCAACCCGACTATGGCGAGCAGGCTCTCGAGATAGTTGAGAGTCTTGTAAGATCCAATGCTGTCGATCTGGTTGTGGTTGACTCTGTTGCTGCCCTGGTTCCCAGAGCGGAGATTGAAGGCTCGATGGGAGATATGCAGGTAGGCCTTCAGGCGCGGCTCATGTCTCAGGCTTTGCGTAAGATATCTGGTACCGTCAGTAAATCGCGTTCTATTGTGATGTTCATAAACCAGACAAGAATGAAAATTGGAGTGGTTTATGGCAATCCGGAAACGACCACAGGCGGTGTGGCTTTGAAGTTCTATTCCTCGATCAGGCTTGAAATCAGAAGAGGTGCCGCAATTCGCGAGGGGAACAACGTTATCGGGAATGAAACCTACATAAAGGTTGTAAAAAACAAGGTGGCACCTCCATTCAAGGACGCAAAGGTCGATTTGATTTATGGAAGAGGGATCGTAAGAGAAAACGAACTCTTTGAGCTCGCTGTAAAGGAAGGATTTATTGAACGAAAAGGTGCGTGGTACACCTACATTTCTCAGGATGGGAAAGAAATCAGCCTCGGTCAGGGAAAAAGTAACGGCATAAACTTCCTGATGGCTAACTCTGAGATATTGCTTGAGATTGAAAACAGAATTCGTGAAAAGTATAGTTTACCGAAAGTAGAGGAAAAATCAGAAAAAGTGAAAGAAAATGGTGAAAAAGAATAA
- a CDS encoding regulatory protein RecX, producing MARKEALRYLRYRARSEKEMKAYLGKRGYDSQVIEKVLAELKRQNFINDEQFCRLYVYDAFRVYHKGPFRIRQELRQLGISIGTIEKEIESFLAENDLKEIVKDYLNRHLGNEPLSIKKLEKLKARLYRKGFDPFFLNEVLREYLEESH from the coding sequence ATGGCTCGTAAGGAAGCACTCAGATACTTGCGTTACAGAGCACGTTCCGAAAAAGAGATGAAAGCTTATCTCGGGAAAAGAGGATATGATTCTCAAGTCATAGAAAAGGTGCTTGCGGAGCTTAAAAGACAGAATTTCATCAATGATGAACAATTTTGTAGACTCTACGTTTATGATGCATTCAGGGTTTATCACAAAGGACCTTTTCGAATCCGTCAGGAATTGAGACAGCTAGGTATAAGCATTGGAACGATAGAAAAGGAAATTGAAAGTTTTTTGGCCGAGAACGATCTGAAGGAAATTGTAAAGGATTATTTGAACAGACATCTCGGGAATGAGCCACTATCGATAAAAAAATTGGAGAAACTAAAAGCAAGACTATATCGAAAAGGATTTGATCCGTTTTTCCTAAATGAGGTTTTAAGAGAATACCTCGAAGAAAGTCACTGA